A stretch of DNA from Fodinicurvata sediminis DSM 21159:
CTGGCCCTGGATCTCACCGAAACGACACAAGCTGCGCTGAAACAGGCCTATTCCTACCTGGCCGAGGCCTCAGGCAGTCTCAAGGTCATGCTGACCAGCTATTTCGGCGGTCTGGGTGACAACCTGGAAACCACTCTGCAATTGCCCGTTTCCGGCGTGCATCTGGATCTCGTGCGGGCCCCGGACCAGCTTGACAGGGTGCTTTCATCGGCGCCCGGGCATCTGACACTGTCGCTGGGTGTGGTCGATGGACGCAATGTCTGGCGGAGCGATCTGGAATCCATTCTGGAACGCATCGCGCCCGTGGTGGAGGCGCGTGGTGCGGACAGGCTGGTGATTGCGCCTTCCTGCTCGCTGCTGCACGTTCCCATCGACCTGGAGCTGGAAACGGAACTGGATCCGGACCTGAAGTCCTGGCTGGCCTTTGCGGTCCAGAAGGTGGAAGAGGTCTCCGTGCTGGGCCGGGCCCTCAACGAAGGCCGTGCAGCGGTCACAGCACCCCTGGAATCTTCTGAGCGCGCGGTGGAGGCCCGCCGCACTTCCCCGAAGATCCATGATGCGGCGGTGGAAACACGCCTTCAGTGCATCACACGGGATATGGCCAGGCGCACCAGCGATCATGCCGAGCGGCGCGTGGTCCAGCAGCAGAACCTGAAGCTGCCGGACTTCCCGACAACCACCATCGGCTCCTTTCCCCAGACCGAGGAGATCCGCAAGGCCCGTGCCGCTTTCACAAAGGGCCGCATGTCTTCTGCGGATTACCAGAGCTTCCTGAAACGCGAAACGGAAGCCGCCGTACGCCGGCAGGAGGAGATTGGCCTGGACGTGCTGGTGCATGGGGAGTTCGAACGCAATGACATGGTGCAGTATTTCGGCGAGCAGCTTTCGGGCTTTGCCTTTACCCGCCACGGCTGGGTGCAGTCTTTCGGAACACGATATGTGCGGCCGCCCATCCTGTACGGCGATGTCTCGCGCCCCGCGCCAATGACCGTGGAGATGACGGCCTATGCCCAGTCACTGACGGAACGGCCGGTCAAGGGCATGCTGACGGGACCGGTGACACTGCTGCAGTGGTCCTTCGTGCGCGACGACCAGCCGCGCGAGCGGACCTGTCGGCAGATCGCACTGGCCCTGCGGGACGAGGTCGCCGACCTGGAGCAGGCGGGCATTCGTGTGATCCAGATCGACGAGCCGGCCTTCCGCGAAGGTCTTCCGTTGCGGCGAGCCCATTGGCGCCGCTATCTGGACTGGGCCGTGGAATGCTTCCGGCTTGCCGCCTCGGTGGTCTCGGACGAGACGCAGATCCATACCCACATGTGCTATTCGGAGTTCAACGACATCATGGACGCCATTGCCGCCATGGACGCCGACGTGATCTCCATCGAGACGGCACGTTCGAAGATGGAGTTGCTGGAGGCCTTCACGACCTTCCGCTATCCCAACGAGATCGGCCCCGGCGTCTATGACATCCATGCGCCGCGCTGTCCCGAGGCCCGGGAGATGACGGAGTTGCTCCGGGAGGCCTCGAAGCGCCTTGATGCACGACAGATCTGGGTCAATCCCGATTGTGGATTGAAGACGC
This window harbors:
- the metE gene encoding 5-methyltetrahydropteroyltriglutamate--homocysteine S-methyltransferase, which translates into the protein MVYTANLGFPRIGSGRELKKATESFWKGDLTEEQLRAEARRLRAANWQLQRQNGVDFIPSNDFSLYDQVLDTSVMVGAIPEIYGWNGGPVSLETYFAMARGTRGRAEGDLPALEMTKWFDTNYHYLVPEFTQEQSFTLASTKPVDEFLEAQALGLQTRPVLLGPVSYLLLGKCVGEDFDPLTLLPRLLPVYGEVLRRLAEAGADWVQLDEPCLALDLTETTQAALKQAYSYLAEASGSLKVMLTSYFGGLGDNLETTLQLPVSGVHLDLVRAPDQLDRVLSSAPGHLTLSLGVVDGRNVWRSDLESILERIAPVVEARGADRLVIAPSCSLLHVPIDLELETELDPDLKSWLAFAVQKVEEVSVLGRALNEGRAAVTAPLESSERAVEARRTSPKIHDAAVETRLQCITRDMARRTSDHAERRVVQQQNLKLPDFPTTTIGSFPQTEEIRKARAAFTKGRMSSADYQSFLKRETEAAVRRQEEIGLDVLVHGEFERNDMVQYFGEQLSGFAFTRHGWVQSFGTRYVRPPILYGDVSRPAPMTVEMTAYAQSLTERPVKGMLTGPVTLLQWSFVRDDQPRERTCRQIALALRDEVADLEQAGIRVIQIDEPAFREGLPLRRAHWRRYLDWAVECFRLAASVVSDETQIHTHMCYSEFNDIMDAIAAMDADVISIETARSKMELLEAFTTFRYPNEIGPGVYDIHAPRCPEAREMTELLREASKRLDARQIWVNPDCGLKTRSWEEVSPALANMVAAARDLRAQAA